Proteins encoded together in one Synechococcus sp. A15-62 window:
- a CDS encoding DUF3370 domain-containing protein, producing the protein MKLAPLLSAAWLAVAAMPGTAEVIERQQSVRPLPGGLDSVLMVNDNNPELIEDDGILISTFPNGEAASVPVVLNGRFDLFSHHVYAGDAEGSPSSTLWLAVLAAPLGNTPVTLQLLAGSTSLSQAKGPGQTQAPFLPLPSLMPETTDVVAAGPGSRVAGDLLAGRSAAELTNRRWTLAPGTPTQLLLLPIPVAGLDPLLNGRNLQLRFHSSGPVAMATLAAHGEDGKAPSEQHWLQLLKDQRMSSKEHQPTPRGSKGKIIYSRVSGVQIGSSWRARITDPGSPVLAAPTAPISWPISSLERGTLSTNQVQTAELKSFYPGTAWAAHGNYGVEYDLTLPLKNTGAAAVTLQLSLDSPLKGNSTTSLLRFRDDLNGPVMFRGPVQTTGLEDSEGVSKGRQTQHLVLRQGQQGPSLGQLMLKPGEAKQVRVRLVYPADATPPQVITVQPVKQS; encoded by the coding sequence ATGAAGCTCGCTCCGCTGTTGTCTGCTGCCTGGCTGGCTGTTGCAGCCATGCCTGGCACTGCCGAGGTGATTGAGCGTCAGCAGAGCGTTCGCCCCCTGCCGGGAGGCCTCGACAGTGTGTTGATGGTGAACGACAACAACCCCGAGCTGATCGAGGATGACGGCATCCTGATCTCAACCTTCCCCAATGGGGAGGCGGCGTCGGTTCCGGTGGTGCTCAACGGTCGCTTCGACCTGTTCAGCCACCACGTGTACGCCGGTGATGCGGAGGGCAGCCCCAGCTCAACCCTCTGGCTGGCGGTGCTGGCAGCTCCGCTTGGGAACACTCCTGTGACCCTGCAGCTGCTCGCAGGCAGCACCTCGCTCTCTCAGGCCAAAGGGCCGGGCCAGACCCAGGCCCCTTTCCTGCCCCTGCCGAGCCTGATGCCAGAAACCACGGACGTGGTGGCGGCAGGACCCGGCAGCCGTGTGGCCGGAGATCTGTTGGCAGGCCGCAGCGCAGCGGAACTCACCAACCGCCGCTGGACTCTGGCTCCAGGCACACCCACACAGCTGCTGCTGTTGCCCATTCCCGTGGCCGGTCTCGATCCCCTGCTCAACGGCCGCAACCTGCAACTGCGCTTCCACAGCTCCGGCCCAGTGGCGATGGCCACCCTGGCCGCTCACGGTGAAGACGGAAAGGCTCCAAGCGAGCAGCACTGGCTGCAGCTACTCAAGGACCAGCGCATGAGCAGCAAGGAGCATCAACCCACCCCCCGGGGCAGCAAGGGCAAGATCATTTATTCGCGGGTGAGCGGTGTTCAGATCGGCAGCAGCTGGCGGGCGCGCATCACCGACCCGGGCAGTCCTGTGCTGGCCGCACCCACGGCCCCCATCTCCTGGCCGATCAGCAGCCTGGAGCGCGGCACCCTGTCCACCAACCAGGTGCAAACCGCGGAACTCAAAAGCTTTTATCCCGGCACCGCCTGGGCGGCCCACGGCAACTACGGGGTGGAATACGACCTCACCCTGCCGCTGAAAAACACCGGCGCAGCGGCGGTGACGCTGCAGCTGTCGCTGGATTCGCCCCTCAAGGGCAACAGCACCACCTCTCTGCTGCGCTTCCGCGATGACCTCAACGGCCCGGTGATGTTCCGCGGGCCTGTGCAGACCACGGGTCTGGAGGATTCAGAGGGTGTTTCCAAGGGGCGCCAGACCCAGCACCTGGTGCTGCGCCAGGGGCAGCAGGGGCCGTCCTTGGGGCAGCTGATGCTCAAGCCAGGGGAAGCCAAGCAGGTGCGCGTTCGCCTGGTCTATCCCGCTGATGCCACGCCACCGCAGGTCATCACCGTGCAGCCTGTGAAACAATCCTGA
- the bchI gene encoding magnesium chelatase ATPase subunit I: protein MTAPRKRRVFPFTAVIGQEEMKLALLLNVIDPRIGGVMIMGDRGTGKSTTIRALADLLPDIDVVAGDPYNSSASDPDLQSSEVRERMQQGETLSTEPRQVPMVDLPLGATEDRLCGTIDIEKALSEGVRAFEPGLLAKANRGLLYVDEVNLLDDHLVDVLLDSAASGWNTVEREGVSVRHPARFVLIGSGNPEEGELRPQLLDRFGMSVEVRTVRDPELRVQVVDQRTSFDSDPDGFSTAVEGNQNALQQRVVEAQQRLDQVTIDEDLRLRISAVCGELDVDGLRGDIVTNRAARALAAFEGRTEVSEEDVARVASCCLRHRLRKDPLEQVDSGDRVVKVFCKVFERSESSDRADFELALAA from the coding sequence GTGACTGCACCCCGGAAGCGCAGGGTCTTCCCCTTCACTGCGGTGATCGGTCAAGAGGAGATGAAGCTGGCCCTGCTTCTCAACGTGATTGATCCGCGCATCGGCGGCGTGATGATCATGGGAGACCGTGGCACCGGCAAATCCACCACGATCCGTGCCCTGGCTGATCTGCTGCCGGACATCGACGTTGTCGCCGGCGATCCCTACAACAGCTCGGCCAGCGATCCCGACCTGCAAAGCAGTGAGGTGCGCGAGCGGATGCAACAGGGGGAAACCCTGAGTACCGAACCGCGGCAGGTGCCGATGGTGGACCTGCCCCTCGGTGCAACGGAAGACCGCCTCTGCGGCACCATCGACATCGAGAAAGCCCTGAGCGAAGGCGTGCGCGCCTTTGAGCCCGGTCTGCTGGCCAAGGCCAACCGCGGCCTGCTCTACGTGGATGAGGTGAACCTGCTCGACGACCACCTCGTCGACGTGCTTCTTGATTCAGCAGCCTCAGGCTGGAACACGGTGGAACGGGAAGGCGTCTCCGTGCGCCACCCCGCCCGTTTCGTGTTGATCGGCTCCGGCAACCCCGAGGAAGGCGAACTCCGCCCCCAGCTGCTCGACCGTTTCGGCATGAGCGTGGAAGTGCGCACCGTGCGTGATCCGGAGCTGCGGGTGCAGGTGGTTGACCAGCGCACCTCCTTCGACAGCGACCCCGATGGCTTCAGCACCGCCGTGGAGGGCAATCAAAACGCCCTGCAACAGCGTGTGGTGGAGGCCCAACAACGCCTCGACCAGGTAACCATCGATGAGGACCTGCGCCTGCGCATCTCCGCCGTCTGCGGTGAGCTGGATGTGGATGGTCTGCGGGGTGACATCGTCACCAACCGTGCCGCCCGGGCCCTGGCCGCCTTCGAGGGACGCACGGAAGTGAGCGAGGAAGACGTGGCCCGCGTGGCCTCCTGCTGCCTCCGCCACCGGCTGCGCAAGGACCCCCTGGAGCAGGTGGATTCCGGCGACCGCGTGGTGAAGGTGTTCTGCAAGGTGTTTGAGCGCAGCGAGAGCAGCGACCGCGCTGATTTCGAACTGGCCCTCGCCGCCTGA
- the ruvC gene encoding crossover junction endodeoxyribonuclease RuvC, producing MRILGIDPGLARVGYGVIDIEDGCQRMLDCGIIQTDSDRSDGDRMVEIAGDLRQLIRIWRPELAAVEKFFFYRSSNTINVVQARGVVVMTLARFKIPMVEFPPMQIKLAVAGFGHADKDEVLEAVMRELNLEEPPRPDDAADALAVALTAWLQR from the coding sequence ATGCGGATCCTCGGCATCGACCCGGGCCTCGCCCGGGTGGGCTACGGGGTGATCGACATCGAGGACGGGTGCCAGCGCATGCTCGATTGCGGCATCATCCAGACCGATTCCGATCGCTCCGATGGTGATCGCATGGTGGAGATCGCTGGCGACCTGCGCCAGCTGATCCGGATCTGGCGCCCGGAACTGGCGGCCGTGGAGAAGTTTTTCTTCTACCGATCCAGCAACACCATCAATGTTGTTCAGGCGCGCGGCGTGGTGGTAATGACCCTGGCCCGCTTCAAGATCCCGATGGTGGAGTTCCCTCCCATGCAGATCAAGCTCGCCGTGGCGGGGTTCGGCCATGCCGACAAAGATGAAGTGCTGGAGGCGGTGATGCGGGAGTTGAACCTGGAGGAACCACCCCGTCCGGATGATGCGGCCGATGCCCTGGCGGTGGCGCTGACGGCCTGGTTGCAGCGATGA
- a CDS encoding 5-formyltetrahydrofolate cyclo-ligase, producing the protein MSSKPTLRRHFKAQRQLGEAATRSIQEAVAALIAQSNCGSRHVGIYWPLPGEADVRPLRDGPHSPLALPVADGCGGLLYRSWGEAPLQPDGCGIPAPAAGDALKPDQLALLLVPALAVDGAGIRLGYGGGYYDRLRADPAWAAVPAWVVLPSTCLAAEALPREPWDVPFTGWITEQGAGRPA; encoded by the coding sequence ATGAGCAGCAAGCCGACTCTGCGCCGTCACTTCAAAGCCCAGCGTCAACTGGGAGAAGCAGCCACGCGATCCATCCAGGAGGCCGTGGCGGCGCTGATCGCCCAGTCCAACTGCGGCAGCCGCCATGTGGGGATCTACTGGCCCCTGCCAGGGGAAGCGGATGTGCGGCCGCTGCGGGATGGTCCCCATTCGCCCTTGGCCTTGCCGGTGGCCGATGGCTGCGGCGGGCTCCTCTACCGGAGCTGGGGTGAGGCCCCGCTTCAGCCCGATGGCTGCGGCATTCCCGCTCCTGCCGCTGGAGACGCTCTGAAACCCGATCAGCTGGCGCTGCTGCTGGTGCCGGCGCTGGCGGTGGACGGCGCGGGAATCCGCCTGGGCTACGGCGGTGGGTATTACGACCGGCTCAGAGCTGATCCCGCCTGGGCTGCCGTTCCGGCCTGGGTTGTCCTTCCCTCAACCTGCCTTGCGGCCGAGGCTTTGCCCCGCGAGCCTTGGGATGTTCCGTTCACCGGCTGGATCACGGAACAGGGTGCTGGTCGGCCCGCCTGA
- a CDS encoding SufE family protein yields MATSTGSDALDRMVERLGGTADPKRRYEYVLWLAKKLAPMPAEEQTDDIKVKGCVSQVFVRGALDEGVMRWQGDSDALITKGLLALLIQGLDGLTPAQVQAVDPAFIAATGLQASLTPSRANGFLNILLAMQEQARQLES; encoded by the coding sequence ATGGCCACCAGCACCGGCAGTGACGCCCTCGACCGGATGGTGGAGCGCTTGGGCGGCACCGCCGATCCAAAACGCCGCTACGAGTACGTGCTCTGGTTGGCCAAGAAGCTCGCGCCCATGCCGGCCGAAGAGCAAACCGACGACATCAAGGTGAAGGGATGCGTGTCGCAGGTGTTTGTGCGGGGTGCCCTCGATGAGGGAGTGATGCGCTGGCAGGGGGACTCCGATGCGCTGATCACCAAGGGACTGCTGGCGTTGTTGATCCAGGGGCTGGATGGATTGACGCCAGCCCAGGTGCAAGCGGTGGACCCAGCCTTCATCGCGGCAACAGGCCTGCAGGCAAGCCTGACGCCCTCCCGCGCCAATGGCTTCCTCAACATCCTCCTGGCCATGCAGGAGCAGGCCCGTCAATTGGAAAGCTGA
- a CDS encoding homoserine dehydrogenase encodes MAAKVGVGLLGLGTVGGGVASILQNPSERHPLVGELELIRVAVRDLNRPRPVALDESLLTTDPSAVIQDPAVDVVVEVIGGLEPARSLILQAIAAGKSVVTANKAVIARHGQEIAEAAAAAGVYVLIEAAVGGGIPIIEPLKQSLGGNRINRVSGIINGTTNYILTRMAEEGAAYDAVLKDAQELGYAEADPAADVDGLDAADKIAILATLAFGGSVDRAAVPTDGISGLQGVDVDYANQLGYGVKLLAVAERMAESGDPLPLSLRVQPTLVPKDHPLAGVNGVNNAILVEGDPIGRVMFYGPGAGAGPTASAVVADILNIAGIRQASEGPGKVDPLLAASSWRPCSLVDSGDIRQRHYVRFKTKDAPGVIGNVGGCFGQRNVSIQSIVQFNASDAGAEIVVITHEVSQRQMNEALDAIQALPEVSGLAAHLGCL; translated from the coding sequence ATGGCAGCAAAGGTCGGCGTGGGTCTGCTGGGACTGGGCACGGTTGGCGGCGGAGTCGCTTCGATCCTCCAGAACCCCAGCGAACGTCACCCTCTGGTGGGTGAACTGGAGCTGATCCGTGTTGCCGTCCGCGATCTGAACCGTCCCCGGCCCGTCGCCCTGGACGAAAGCCTGCTGACCACCGACCCATCGGCGGTGATTCAGGACCCAGCCGTGGACGTGGTGGTGGAGGTGATCGGTGGCCTGGAGCCGGCCCGCAGCCTGATTCTCCAGGCGATTGCAGCCGGCAAATCCGTGGTGACCGCCAACAAGGCCGTGATCGCACGCCACGGTCAGGAAATTGCTGAAGCCGCGGCCGCGGCCGGGGTGTACGTGCTGATCGAGGCCGCCGTTGGTGGCGGCATTCCCATCATTGAGCCGTTGAAGCAGTCCCTGGGGGGCAACCGCATCAACCGCGTCAGCGGCATCATCAACGGCACCACCAACTACATCCTCACCCGCATGGCTGAGGAGGGGGCCGCCTATGACGCGGTGCTCAAGGATGCCCAGGAGCTGGGCTACGCCGAAGCCGATCCGGCAGCGGATGTGGACGGTCTTGACGCGGCCGACAAGATCGCGATCCTGGCCACCCTGGCCTTCGGCGGCAGCGTGGATCGCGCTGCCGTTCCCACCGACGGCATTAGTGGCCTGCAGGGCGTGGATGTGGATTACGCCAATCAACTGGGCTATGGCGTGAAGCTGCTGGCCGTGGCCGAGCGCATGGCTGAAAGCGGCGATCCCCTGCCCCTCTCCCTGCGGGTGCAGCCCACGCTGGTGCCCAAGGACCACCCCCTGGCGGGCGTGAACGGGGTCAACAACGCCATCCTTGTGGAAGGTGACCCCATCGGCCGTGTGATGTTCTACGGCCCCGGTGCGGGAGCCGGCCCGACCGCCTCTGCGGTGGTGGCCGACATCCTCAACATCGCTGGCATCCGCCAGGCCAGTGAAGGGCCTGGAAAGGTGGATCCTTTGCTGGCCGCCAGCAGCTGGCGGCCCTGCTCCCTCGTCGACTCAGGCGACATTCGCCAACGCCACTATGTGCGTTTCAAGACAAAAGACGCCCCTGGCGTGATCGGCAACGTGGGCGGCTGCTTCGGCCAACGCAACGTGTCGATCCAATCGATCGTGCAGTTCAACGCCAGCGACGCCGGCGCCGAGATCGTTGTGATCACTCACGAAGTGAGCCAACGCCAGATGAATGAAGCGCTCGACGCCATCCAGGCATTGCCGGAGGTGTCTGGCCTAGCTGCTCATCTGGGCTGCCTCTAG
- a CDS encoding ABC transporter substrate-binding protein: MGCQAPPPTSRITVASAGRISSLDPAQASTLGATQLISALGDPLYRLRRDGSLEPRLAASPPVLSDGGRTVTVPLRTDVRFHDGTPFNAAAMAFSLRRFLEIGTLSYVVGDRIAAVEEADSHTLRLRLSRPSTSLQGLLTSINLTPISPTAYSNYQDRFLHDRFVGTGPYRLTRFSEHQQRLEPFEEYWGEAPRNKGLDLISLSNSTALYGALRSGEVDLLLSASIDEDQRHTLHERASAGELHESVGPAMEIGYITLLSNQKPFQNPNLRRALAVSLNRSEISERVSYGLRRPLRALVPPSLAGGARAPWPEHNPEQARELLQAAGYCNGSPLHFPLTFRSNVPADKLLALTWQAQVQRDLSDCLVLDLDGVESTTIYRQLGEGAFKAVMLDWRGSYPDPEAYLTPLLSCTSVEGDSCMAGEAAISGSFWSVPGLQTALLESDTLTGDARRAALDRVDHLSANGAAYIPVWLDSPRAWAQLNLSPPQFDGSGRLMLAELKRRSDRSTQN, from the coding sequence ATGGGGTGTCAGGCCCCACCCCCCACCAGCCGCATCACAGTGGCCTCAGCGGGCCGAATCAGTTCCCTGGATCCAGCCCAGGCCAGCACCCTCGGCGCCACGCAGCTGATCAGCGCCCTGGGGGATCCGCTCTATCGCCTTAGGCGGGATGGCTCACTGGAACCCCGCCTGGCGGCATCGCCCCCCGTTCTGAGTGATGGCGGTCGCACCGTCACGGTTCCCCTGCGCACCGATGTTCGTTTTCACGATGGAACGCCGTTCAATGCTGCAGCCATGGCCTTCAGCCTGCGGCGTTTCCTCGAAATCGGAACCCTCAGCTACGTGGTGGGCGACCGGATTGCGGCGGTTGAGGAAGCCGACAGCCACACCCTGCGGCTGCGCCTCAGTCGCCCCTCCACATCCCTGCAGGGTCTGCTGACGTCGATCAACCTCACCCCGATCTCACCAACGGCCTACAGCAACTACCAGGACCGTTTTCTGCACGACCGCTTTGTGGGGACAGGCCCCTACAGACTGACGCGCTTCAGCGAACATCAGCAACGACTGGAGCCCTTTGAGGAGTATTGGGGGGAAGCGCCACGCAACAAAGGCCTTGATCTGATCTCACTGAGCAACTCCACGGCGCTCTATGGGGCGTTGCGCAGTGGCGAGGTGGATCTGCTGCTCTCCGCCTCGATCGACGAAGACCAGCGCCACACACTGCATGAACGGGCCAGCGCGGGGGAGCTGCACGAGTCGGTGGGTCCGGCGATGGAGATCGGCTACATCACCCTGCTGAGCAACCAGAAACCGTTCCAGAACCCCAACCTCAGGCGGGCCCTGGCCGTCAGCCTCAACCGAAGCGAGATCAGTGAACGGGTGAGCTATGGGCTGCGCCGACCGCTGCGGGCGCTGGTGCCGCCCAGCCTGGCCGGCGGCGCCAGGGCCCCATGGCCCGAACACAACCCCGAGCAGGCCCGCGAGCTGCTCCAGGCAGCGGGCTATTGCAACGGCAGCCCCTTGCACTTTCCGCTCACCTTCCGCTCCAACGTGCCCGCCGACAAACTTCTGGCCCTCACCTGGCAGGCCCAGGTGCAACGGGACCTCTCCGATTGCCTGGTGTTGGATCTGGATGGCGTCGAATCCACCACCATCTACCGCCAGCTGGGGGAGGGTGCCTTCAAAGCCGTGATGCTGGATTGGCGCGGCAGCTACCCCGATCCGGAGGCCTATCTGACGCCACTGTTGAGCTGCACGTCAGTGGAGGGTGACAGCTGCATGGCTGGAGAAGCAGCGATCAGCGGCAGCTTCTGGAGCGTCCCCGGATTGCAGACCGCCCTGCTGGAATCCGACACGCTGACGGGGGATGCCCGCCGTGCCGCCCTGGACCGTGTGGATCATCTTTCCGCCAACGGTGCCGCCTACATCCCCGTCTGGCTGGATTCCCCTCGAGCCTGGGCCCAGCTGAACCTCAGCCCTCCACAATTTGATGGCAGCGGCCGGTTGATGCTCGCTGAACTGAAACGCCGTTCAGACAGGTCGACGCAGAACTGA
- a CDS encoding ABC transporter permease: MGRARDLARYSATRLALAPLMLWLIASLVFLLLRVAPGDPVDAVLGSRAPAAAKAAMRARLGLDQSLLDQYLSYLNGLIHGDLGQALINQEPVRTIIGKTLPASLELSVIALAVAAVVGLSIGFSGIARPEGKIDLGGRLYGLGTYALPPFWVAMLVQLVFAVSLGWLPVGGRFPPSLLPPEGSGFFLLDSALQNNWAAFRGTVRHLILPAGTLALLLSGTFTTALRLNLRRTLRSDHVEAARSRGLSERQVVLRHGLPNALLPVLTIAGITVASLIGGALLIEVTFSWPGIALRLQEAINQRDYPVVQGIVVVIAALVVLVSVAVDLLVAALDPRVRY; this comes from the coding sequence ATGGGACGCGCCCGAGACCTCGCCCGCTACAGCGCCACCCGCCTCGCCCTGGCGCCATTGATGTTGTGGCTGATCGCCAGCCTGGTGTTCCTATTGCTGCGCGTCGCCCCAGGGGATCCCGTGGATGCGGTGCTCGGCAGCCGGGCTCCCGCCGCCGCGAAAGCCGCCATGCGGGCTCGGCTGGGCCTGGATCAATCGTTGCTGGATCAGTACCTCAGCTATCTCAACGGATTGATCCATGGCGATCTGGGGCAAGCCCTGATCAACCAGGAGCCGGTTCGGACCATCATCGGCAAAACCCTGCCCGCCAGCCTGGAACTGAGCGTCATCGCCCTGGCTGTCGCTGCTGTGGTGGGGCTGAGCATTGGCTTCAGCGGAATCGCCCGGCCCGAGGGAAAGATTGACCTGGGAGGTCGCCTCTATGGATTGGGCACCTATGCCCTGCCGCCTTTCTGGGTGGCCATGCTGGTGCAGCTGGTGTTCGCCGTCAGCCTGGGCTGGTTGCCAGTGGGTGGACGCTTCCCCCCCAGCCTTCTCCCCCCCGAGGGCAGCGGATTTTTCCTGCTGGACAGCGCGCTTCAGAACAACTGGGCCGCCTTTCGCGGCACCGTGCGTCACTTGATCCTGCCCGCAGGAACCCTGGCCCTTCTGCTCAGTGGCACCTTCACGACCGCCCTGCGCCTGAACCTGCGACGCACCCTGCGCAGCGACCACGTGGAAGCGGCCCGCAGCCGCGGCCTGAGTGAGCGTCAGGTGGTCCTTCGCCACGGACTGCCCAATGCCTTGCTGCCGGTGCTCACCATCGCTGGCATCACCGTGGCCTCGTTGATTGGTGGGGCCTTGCTGATTGAAGTGACCTTTTCCTGGCCAGGCATTGCCCTGCGCCTTCAGGAAGCCATCAACCAAAGGGACTACCCCGTCGTTCAGGGGATCGTGGTGGTGATCGCAGCCTTGGTGGTGCTGGTGAGTGTTGCCGTTGACCTGCTGGTGGCCGCCCTCGATCCTCGGGTGCGTTACTGA
- a CDS encoding alpha/beta hydrolase, with amino-acid sequence MGLMGSLLLSAGGSWPVGSTERVEVKIDGLVLPVSVEELGAFVRSPTADPAQLSRSELSTWMGLLAPESRQGLIRLLKAPVLSRPSLGRQLLSSWGAGPLLDALGELIRVEDGKRINRSLVLSTLEQLLERQATVSALDVLEALPTQQLRLDLDALVAAANRWRLELKRHQTLMRTLAQKEARLQLLKGTEGFVLADAPRQSTLGVDHRSRPLRMERWIPESSSKDGLWVLMMPGLGGDPDHFSWLARSLMQAGWPVLVLEHPGSDAAAVQALLEGRQSFDGAAAMRDRLADLVAVLDAQQRGDLNIPGTEVVLMGHSLGALTALVASGAQPVLGMEQRCEAALAGLPLTNLSELLQCELAAGRVLEGNAMASPPRAVVGLNSFGGVIWPHRSSQALPIPLLMVGGTLDLITPPLDEQLPLLAGLAEHPASRVVVVEGASHFSPIRVDGQGKASEGDDLFRLGEELVGVNPLSVQRVIAHEVIRFLDSLSSGSPRNDAVHLMEASSKTRWHRLGRPSALQLLDQ; translated from the coding sequence ATGGGCTTGATGGGCAGTCTGCTGCTCAGCGCGGGCGGATCGTGGCCTGTTGGCTCCACAGAACGTGTGGAGGTCAAGATCGATGGCCTGGTTCTTCCGGTTTCGGTGGAGGAACTCGGCGCCTTCGTGCGCTCGCCGACGGCTGATCCAGCACAGCTCTCGCGATCGGAGCTCTCCACCTGGATGGGTCTTCTCGCGCCGGAGAGCCGACAGGGGCTGATCCGTCTGCTCAAGGCTCCTGTGCTTTCCCGTCCCAGCCTCGGGCGGCAGTTGCTGAGCAGCTGGGGAGCGGGTCCACTTCTGGATGCGCTGGGGGAATTGATTCGGGTGGAGGACGGAAAGCGCATCAATCGTTCACTGGTGCTCTCCACGCTGGAGCAGTTGCTTGAACGGCAGGCAACTGTTTCGGCGCTGGATGTGTTGGAAGCGTTGCCCACCCAGCAGCTGCGTCTTGATCTGGATGCGCTGGTGGCTGCCGCCAACCGCTGGCGGCTGGAATTGAAGCGACATCAGACCTTGATGCGGACCTTGGCTCAGAAAGAGGCCCGCCTGCAGCTCCTCAAGGGAACCGAGGGTTTTGTCTTGGCCGATGCGCCCCGTCAGTCAACGCTTGGGGTGGACCATCGTTCGCGTCCCCTGCGGATGGAACGCTGGATCCCCGAGTCGTCATCCAAGGACGGACTCTGGGTCTTGATGATGCCTGGGCTGGGCGGGGACCCCGACCATTTCAGCTGGCTGGCGCGTTCGCTGATGCAAGCGGGCTGGCCCGTGCTGGTGCTTGAGCATCCCGGCAGCGATGCTGCCGCCGTCCAGGCGTTGCTTGAGGGGCGTCAGTCGTTTGACGGCGCCGCAGCAATGCGTGATCGATTGGCTGATCTTGTGGCGGTGCTGGACGCGCAACAACGGGGCGATTTGAACATCCCCGGGACCGAGGTGGTGCTGATGGGGCATTCCCTGGGTGCCTTGACGGCTCTCGTGGCCAGTGGGGCGCAGCCAGTGCTCGGGATGGAGCAGCGCTGTGAAGCGGCTCTGGCGGGCCTGCCCCTCACCAACCTCTCGGAGTTGCTGCAGTGCGAGCTTGCGGCAGGCCGCGTGCTCGAGGGAAACGCGATGGCTTCTCCGCCCCGGGCGGTGGTGGGGCTCAACAGCTTTGGCGGGGTGATCTGGCCGCACCGCTCCAGCCAGGCGTTGCCGATTCCGCTGTTGATGGTGGGTGGGACGCTTGATCTGATCACCCCTCCCTTGGACGAGCAGCTGCCTCTTTTGGCTGGATTGGCGGAGCATCCCGCCAGCCGTGTGGTGGTGGTGGAGGGGGCCAGTCACTTTTCGCCGATTCGTGTGGATGGCCAGGGGAAGGCATCTGAGGGCGACGACCTATTCCGGCTCGGCGAAGAGTTGGTGGGCGTCAATCCCCTCAGCGTTCAACGGGTGATTGCCCATGAAGTCATCCGTTTCCTCGATTCCCTGAGCTCAGGGTCACCCCGCAACGATGCCGTTCACCTGATGGAAGCCAGCTCTAAAACGCGCTGGCATCGCTTGGGCCGACCCTCGGCCCTGCAGCTGCTGGATCAGTAA
- a CDS encoding MFS transporter, which produces MRNVTRLRFLASIGAGGVIFMTPLIFHAIDFSAREVGSGMAVSALIGTVVRLLSGALLDRGVRCSWPVRGTTLLAIAADLILLQADNYNSYLFGQLLLGCAAGLYWPAIELAVPLSCGDLPSGRGYALVRSADALGIGIGTLIGTTAATLGMLRTVYSVEALCMAAVLVLISLVPLQDGPPYRNLSRNSPDPDGPRSTSRLPWLLPLLPVLLISVVATGILALQQSALPLDLVRGGLLRPALSESHSSALISLQLTLLVSLQWPVGRWLAERSVAFGLGLSLAGFSLGCALIALSSLFENGTILVLAALLPMAFAQAAFLPTATEAVIEETPPEHRGLAMALFSQCFAISAIVAPLAGGALLDLQNNGLLLWLLMGGACLVVLPTLRSLKPRYSIAGTIAMTNSSKDDSKPTNILTTNSRNI; this is translated from the coding sequence CTGAGAAACGTCACCCGACTGAGGTTTCTGGCGTCCATCGGAGCCGGCGGGGTGATTTTCATGACGCCGCTGATCTTTCATGCGATTGACTTCTCAGCGCGTGAAGTGGGCAGCGGCATGGCCGTCTCCGCCCTGATCGGCACGGTGGTGCGTCTGCTGAGCGGTGCACTGCTCGATCGAGGCGTCCGCTGCTCCTGGCCTGTCAGGGGCACAACTCTTTTGGCCATTGCGGCCGATCTGATCCTGCTGCAGGCTGACAACTACAACAGCTACCTGTTCGGACAACTGCTGCTGGGCTGTGCGGCAGGTCTGTACTGGCCTGCCATCGAATTGGCCGTTCCCTTGAGTTGCGGTGACCTTCCTTCAGGCCGGGGCTACGCCCTGGTGCGCAGTGCCGATGCTCTCGGCATTGGCATCGGCACGCTGATCGGAACCACAGCCGCCACCCTGGGAATGCTGCGAACGGTGTACAGCGTTGAAGCGCTGTGCATGGCCGCCGTTCTGGTGCTGATCAGCCTTGTTCCACTCCAGGACGGCCCTCCTTACCGCAACCTCAGCAGAAATAGCCCCGATCCTGATGGTCCACGGTCAACGTCCCGGCTGCCTTGGTTGCTGCCCCTGCTGCCGGTGCTGCTGATCAGTGTGGTGGCCACCGGGATCCTGGCCCTCCAACAGAGTGCGCTTCCCTTGGATCTGGTGCGCGGCGGGTTGTTGCGACCGGCACTGAGCGAAAGCCACAGCAGCGCATTGATCTCCCTTCAGCTGACCTTGCTGGTGAGCCTGCAGTGGCCGGTGGGCCGTTGGCTGGCAGAGCGCAGCGTTGCCTTCGGGCTTGGCCTGAGCCTGGCGGGATTCAGTCTGGGCTGCGCTTTGATTGCCCTGTCCTCACTGTTCGAGAACGGAACGATCCTGGTGCTGGCGGCACTGCTGCCGATGGCCTTCGCCCAGGCCGCTTTCTTGCCCACGGCCACAGAGGCCGTCATCGAAGAAACACCACCGGAACACCGAGGTTTGGCGATGGCGCTGTTTTCCCAGTGCTTCGCTATCAGCGCCATCGTGGCGCCCCTCGCCGGAGGAGCACTGCTGGACCTTCAGAACAACGGCCTGCTGCTCTGGCTGTTGATGGGTGGGGCGTGCCTGGTTGTGCTCCCGACCCTGCGCAGCCTCAAGCCGCGTTACAGCATCGCTGGCACGATTGCGATGACCAATAGTTCAAAGGATGATTCAAAACCGACAAACATTCTTACCACCAATTCCAGAAATATTTAG